ACAGGAAGAAGTCTGCAAAACAATGATGCGGGATGGAGTCAATGGCAGTCGGCTCCCGTCTTCGATTCATCATTCATCATTTTGCATTCATCATTCCGTCTCGGTGATCTCTGTGTGCTCTGTGGCTAGTCACTCATCATTCATCATTTAAAGTCATGGCCAAGGCACGAGCACTCGACAAACGCCGCAAGAGCATCAAGAACATCCGCAAGATCACGCGGACGATGGAATTGATCGCCACGGCGCGCTTCAAGAAGGCGATGGACCGCGCGAGCGCCGCCACGGCGTATACCAAGCGCATCACGGCGCTCGTGGCCGAGCTGGCCACCAGCGGCCTCGAGGTCAGCCATCCGCTGCTCGAAGCCCGCAGCGAAATCAAATCGGCCGCCTTGCTAGTGCTGACCGGCAATCGCGGGCTGTGCGGCGGCTACAACGGCAACGTCCTCCGCGCGGCGGTAACCCGCTACCGCGAGCTGCAGAGCACGATCCCCAACACGCACCTGGAAGTGTCGGGCAAGCGCGGTATCGCGGCTTTCAAGTATCGCGAGATCGCCTGCCAGCGCACGTTCACTCAGTTCGAGGACAAGGTCCGCTTCGACGAGATCGACGAGCTGGCCAACGGCTTTCTCGAAGATTACATCACCGGCAAGCTCGACCGCTTGGACGTGGCCTACACCCGTTTCGACAGCATTGCCAAGCAGGTGGCCGTGGTCGAAACGCTGCTGCCGCTCGGCGCGATCGCCGGCGCTGACGCGAGCGCCGCGCAGGCCAAGACCGGTCCGCAGTACGAATTCTTGCCCTCGGCCGAAAGCATTCTGGAAGAGGTCGTGCCGACCAGCTTCAAGGTGAAGCTGTTCAAGTGCTTCCTGGATGCGGCCGTGAGCGAACAGGTGGCCCGCATGGTGGCCATGAAAGCCGCCACCGAAAACGCCGACAAGATCATCAAGCACCTGACCATGACGTACAACCGGGCCCGCCAGTCGCAGATCACGGGCGAAATCATGGAAGTCCTCGGCGGCGTCGAGGCGCTGAAGGGATAAGGAAATGCAGAATGCAAAATGATGAATGATGAGATAGCACTGGAAACGGCCGCCGCCTTCCATTCATCATTCTGCATTTTTCATTCATCATTTGAAATCAAAACAGAATCCGAAAATCAAAAACAAACCTTCATAACCACAGGCACCACCTTCCCATGGCCACCATCACGCAAGGCAACGCCAGTAAGTCCGGGCACGCGACGCAAAACATCGGGTACGTCACGCAAGTGATCGGCTCGACGTTCGACGTCGAGTTCGACGAGGACAAGATGCCCGCGATCTACAACGCCGTTCGCATCGAGACCGAGCAGAAGGGGGTCAAGATTCGCCTGGTCGGCGAAGTGCAGCAGCACCTGGGCGGCGGCCGCGTCCGCTGCGTCGCCCTGGGCAGCACCGACGGTATGGTCCGCGGCCAGGAATGTCTCGACACCGGCAACCCCGTACAAGTGCCCGTCGGCAAGGCCACGCTCGGCCGGGTGTTCAATCTGGTCGGAGAACCGATCGACAATCGCGGTCCTGTCGATGCCGACGACCATTGGTCGATCCATCGCGAAGCACCGGCCGTGACCGACCTGTCGACCAAGACCGAATTGTTCGAGACGGGCATCAAGGTCATCGATTTGCTCACGCCGTTCGTCCGCGGTGGTAAGGCCGGGCTGTTCGG
This genomic interval from Pirellulales bacterium contains the following:
- the atpG gene encoding ATP synthase F1 subunit gamma; translation: MAKARALDKRRKSIKNIRKITRTMELIATARFKKAMDRASAATAYTKRITALVAELATSGLEVSHPLLEARSEIKSAALLVLTGNRGLCGGYNGNVLRAAVTRYRELQSTIPNTHLEVSGKRGIAAFKYREIACQRTFTQFEDKVRFDEIDELANGFLEDYITGKLDRLDVAYTRFDSIAKQVAVVETLLPLGAIAGADASAAQAKTGPQYEFLPSAESILEEVVPTSFKVKLFKCFLDAAVSEQVARMVAMKAATENADKIIKHLTMTYNRARQSQITGEIMEVLGGVEALKG